The following coding sequences are from one Streptomyces sp. NBC_01232 window:
- a CDS encoding ABC transporter permease: MIWLTWRQYRVQTLAALAVLAALAIFLAVTGLQMRDLYDSTVADCQGDCERARSALVVEYRTLTYYVTSLLLAVPGIIGLFWGAPLIARELETGTHRLIWNQSITRGHWLLVKLAGVGLTAVAVTGLLSLLVTWWASPVDRVNLDRFTALMFSGRAIVPLGYAAFAFTLGACAGLLIRRTVPAMAATLVAFLAVQILVPFAIRPHYMTPERAEVALSSLVMAPIGSDGSSGAPAEGWNGNHVQLMGSGDDTYLRVGVLKPGVWVVSDPGAVLDPAGNEVRGVKGCADPRADPFGCFATSDLHIEVEYQPADRYWTFQWIETGIFLALSGLLAGFCTWWLRRSTA, encoded by the coding sequence ATGATCTGGCTGACCTGGCGCCAGTACCGCGTCCAGACCCTCGCCGCGCTCGCCGTCCTGGCCGCGCTCGCGATATTCCTCGCGGTCACCGGCCTCCAGATGCGTGACCTCTACGACAGCACCGTCGCCGACTGCCAGGGTGACTGTGAGAGGGCCCGGAGCGCGCTGGTCGTCGAGTACCGGACCCTGACCTACTACGTCACGAGCCTGCTGCTCGCCGTCCCCGGCATCATCGGACTCTTCTGGGGCGCCCCGCTGATCGCCCGTGAACTGGAGACCGGCACCCACCGGCTCATCTGGAACCAGAGCATCACCCGAGGCCACTGGCTGCTGGTCAAGCTCGCGGGCGTCGGCCTGACCGCCGTCGCCGTCACCGGGCTGCTCAGCCTCCTGGTGACCTGGTGGGCGAGCCCCGTCGACCGGGTCAACCTGGACCGGTTCACCGCCCTCATGTTCAGCGGACGGGCGATCGTCCCCCTCGGCTACGCGGCGTTCGCCTTCACCCTCGGCGCCTGCGCCGGACTCCTGATCCGGCGCACCGTGCCCGCGATGGCCGCGACCCTCGTCGCCTTCCTCGCGGTCCAGATCCTCGTACCCTTCGCGATCCGCCCGCACTACATGACGCCGGAGCGCGCCGAGGTCGCGCTCAGCTCCCTCGTCATGGCGCCGATCGGCAGCGACGGATCGTCCGGCGCGCCGGCGGAGGGCTGGAACGGGAACCACGTCCAGCTGATGGGCTCCGGAGACGACACCTATCTGCGGGTCGGGGTCCTCAAGCCCGGCGTCTGGGTCGTGTCCGACCCGGGTGCGGTGCTCGACCCGGCCGGCAACGAGGTCCGGGGGGTCAAGGGCTGCGCCGATCCCAGGGCGGACCCCTTCGGCTGCTTCGCCACCTCGGACCTTCACATCGAGGTCGAGTACCAGCCCGCCGACCGCTACTGGACCTTCCAGTGGATCGAGACCGGGATCTTCCTCGCCCTCTCCGGCCTGCTGGCCGGGTTCTGCACCTGGTGGCTGCGCCGCAGTACGGCCTGA
- a CDS encoding DUF1906 domain-containing protein, protein MAPVRTLLSGLLAAALLLPLQPAAADDRPPPTRVDYRGLRVTLPAGWRIVDLDRYPDACVRLDLPTLYLGHAGTQAECTGRAAARRADTLHLEPLDGAPERADIPTVAVDSWSALREAPPRSDSNELRYALRRPAVMATLSYGATPDAVRRVLAQARAVAPPPAPAPAVAVPTAGGPKPRSPQEPFKGEGFDACTAPTQKAMDTWRARSPFGAVGVYIGGRARACAQPRLTARWVERQAAAGWHLMPIWVGPQPWHHAGTGLSADPSEADGQGLEAAEGAVAAARSLGLPRGTVLYNDVENYSDRATWDAPVVAYLTAWTQRLHELGFRSAAYVSVSSGVKALSAHYHQAPQVMPDVLWAARWNLSASVADTEMGLEKGTAKWAGRRRAHQFRGDHNATYGGITLNIDRNWVDVDPTVLARKDKKPQA, encoded by the coding sequence ATGGCTCCCGTCCGAACCCTGCTGAGCGGCCTGCTCGCCGCCGCCCTGCTCCTTCCCCTCCAGCCCGCCGCCGCGGACGACCGGCCGCCCCCCACCCGCGTCGACTACCGCGGGCTGCGCGTGACCCTCCCCGCCGGCTGGCGGATCGTCGACCTCGACCGGTACCCCGACGCCTGCGTGCGCCTGGACCTGCCCACGCTGTACCTCGGCCACGCCGGAACCCAGGCCGAATGCACCGGCCGCGCCGCCGCCCGCCGCGCCGACACCCTGCATCTCGAACCCCTCGACGGAGCCCCGGAGCGCGCCGACATCCCGACCGTCGCCGTGGACTCCTGGAGCGCGCTGCGCGAGGCCCCGCCCCGCTCCGACAGCAACGAGCTGCGCTACGCCCTGCGCCGGCCCGCGGTCATGGCCACCCTCTCCTACGGGGCCACGCCCGACGCCGTACGCCGGGTACTGGCGCAGGCGCGCGCCGTGGCGCCCCCGCCCGCACCGGCCCCCGCCGTCGCCGTGCCGACCGCCGGCGGCCCGAAGCCCCGTAGCCCACAGGAACCCTTCAAGGGCGAGGGCTTCGACGCCTGCACCGCGCCCACCCAGAAGGCCATGGACACCTGGCGGGCCCGTTCCCCCTTCGGCGCGGTCGGCGTCTACATCGGCGGCCGGGCCCGTGCCTGCGCCCAGCCGCGGCTCACCGCCCGCTGGGTCGAACGGCAGGCCGCCGCGGGCTGGCACCTGATGCCCATCTGGGTGGGCCCGCAGCCCTGGCACCACGCCGGCACCGGCCTGTCCGCCGACCCCTCCGAGGCCGACGGGCAGGGCCTGGAGGCCGCCGAGGGCGCGGTGGCCGCGGCCCGGTCGCTGGGGCTGCCACGGGGCACGGTGCTCTACAACGACGTGGAGAACTACTCGGACCGTGCCACCTGGGACGCCCCGGTCGTCGCCTACCTGACCGCCTGGACGCAGCGCCTGCACGAGCTGGGCTTCCGCTCCGCCGCCTACGTCTCCGTGAGCTCGGGGGTCAAGGCGCTGAGCGCCCACTACCACCAGGCCCCGCAGGTCATGCCGGACGTGCTCTGGGCCGCCCGCTGGAACCTCTCGGCCTCGGTCGCCGACACCGAGATGGGCCTGGAGAAGGGCACCGCCAAGTGGGCCGGCCGACGCCGCGCCCACCAGTTCCGCGGCGACCACAACGCCACCTACGGCGGCATCACCCTCAACATCGACCGCAACTGGGTGGACGTCGACCCGACCGTCCTCGCCCGGAAGGACAAGAAGCCGCAGGCTTAG
- a CDS encoding ABC transporter ATP-binding protein, translated as MTAILEARALGKRYGRKEALSDCTLSVPSGRVVGLVGPNGAGKSTLLQLACGLIGPTSGTIEVLGGRPASGPGQLAKVGFVAQDTPTYAGLSIADHLRLGARLNPGWDAQLAADRIRQLGLDPTQKAGRLSGGQRAQVALTVAVAKRPELLILDEPVAALDPLARREFLQSLMEVVAEHGTTVVLSSHLVSDLERVCDHLISLVASRVQIAGDVDDLLSTHFRLITARREAATLPQGMQVVLETHTERQSTFIVRSDQAVQDASWILEQLNLEDLVLTYMSQARAGSGLRPTGENQR; from the coding sequence GGCGCTGAGCGACTGCACCCTGAGCGTGCCGTCAGGGCGGGTCGTCGGCCTGGTCGGGCCCAACGGGGCTGGCAAGTCGACCCTGTTACAGCTGGCCTGCGGGCTGATCGGCCCGACCTCCGGCACCATCGAGGTGCTCGGCGGCCGCCCCGCGTCCGGCCCCGGGCAGCTGGCCAAGGTCGGTTTCGTCGCCCAGGACACCCCCACCTACGCGGGCCTGTCCATCGCCGATCACCTGCGCCTCGGCGCCCGGCTCAACCCGGGCTGGGACGCACAGCTGGCGGCGGACCGGATCCGGCAGCTCGGCCTGGACCCCACCCAGAAGGCGGGCAGGCTCTCGGGCGGCCAGCGCGCCCAGGTGGCCCTGACCGTCGCCGTGGCCAAACGGCCTGAGCTCTTGATCCTCGACGAGCCCGTCGCCGCCCTGGACCCGCTGGCCCGGCGGGAGTTCCTGCAGAGCCTGATGGAGGTCGTGGCCGAGCACGGGACCACCGTCGTGCTCTCCTCGCACCTGGTCTCCGACCTGGAACGGGTCTGCGACCACCTCATCTCGCTGGTCGCCTCCCGGGTCCAGATCGCCGGCGACGTCGACGACCTGCTCTCCACCCACTTCCGGCTGATCACCGCCCGGCGCGAGGCGGCCACCCTGCCCCAGGGCATGCAGGTCGTCCTGGAGACCCACACCGAGCGGCAGAGCACCTTCATCGTGCGCTCCGACCAGGCGGTCCAGGATGCCTCCTGGATTCTGGAGCAGCTCAACCTGGAGGACCTGGTCCTCACCTACATGAGCCAGGCCAGGGCCGGCTCCGGCCTCCGACCCACCGGGGAGAACCAGCGATGA